In Streptomyces sp. NBC_00569, a single genomic region encodes these proteins:
- a CDS encoding beta-N-acetylhexosaminidase has protein sequence MTSADLIPAPRRTAPGDGLHELGDATTVDAGAGTEGVARWLRSAVGAATGLGLHPAGTGADLRDGETRIELRIDPELGPEAYRMTVDRRTVRIEGGGAAGVFWGAQTFRQLLGPDAFRRAPLEPGRRWTVPTGTVEDAPRFAWRGLMLDVARHFMPKDGVLRYLDLLAAHKLNVFHFHLTDDQGWRVEIKRHPRLTEQGAWRARTKFGHRASPLWDDRPHGGFYTQDDIREIVAYAAERHIRVVPEIDVPGHSQAAIAAYPELGNTDVVDTASLTVWDNWGVTPNVLAPTDHTLRFYEGVFEELLGLFPADVSPFIHIGGDECPKDQWKQSPTAQARIAELGLKDEDELQSWFIRHFDTWLTERGRRLIGWDEILEGGLAPGAAVSSWRGYQGGITAARAGHDVVMCPEQQVYLDHRQAPGDDEPMPIGYVRTLEDVYRFEPVPPQLTEEEARHVLGTQANVWTEVMESQARVDYQVFPRLAAFAEVAWSALPAPAERDYADFRRRMTAHYGRLDALGVGYRPPTGPLPWQQRPGVLGRPIEGAPPNV, from the coding sequence GTGACTTCGGCAGATCTCATTCCCGCACCCCGCCGGACGGCGCCCGGTGACGGGCTCCACGAACTCGGCGACGCCACCACCGTCGACGCCGGCGCGGGCACCGAGGGCGTCGCCCGCTGGCTGCGCTCGGCCGTCGGAGCGGCCACGGGCCTCGGCCTGCACCCCGCCGGCACCGGCGCTGACCTGCGCGACGGTGAAACCCGTATAGAGCTGCGCATCGACCCGGAACTCGGCCCGGAGGCCTACCGGATGACCGTCGACCGGCGGACCGTCCGTATCGAAGGAGGCGGCGCGGCCGGCGTCTTCTGGGGCGCCCAGACCTTCCGTCAGCTCCTCGGCCCCGACGCGTTCCGGCGCGCACCCCTCGAACCGGGCCGCAGGTGGACCGTCCCCACCGGCACCGTCGAGGACGCCCCCCGCTTCGCCTGGCGCGGCCTGATGCTCGACGTGGCACGCCACTTCATGCCCAAGGACGGGGTCCTGCGCTATCTCGACCTGCTCGCCGCGCACAAACTGAACGTCTTCCACTTCCACCTCACCGACGACCAGGGATGGCGCGTCGAGATCAAGCGCCACCCCAGGCTCACGGAGCAGGGCGCCTGGCGCGCACGCACGAAATTCGGCCACCGCGCCTCACCTCTGTGGGACGACCGTCCGCACGGCGGCTTCTACACGCAGGACGACATCCGGGAGATCGTCGCGTACGCCGCCGAACGGCATATCCGTGTCGTCCCCGAGATCGATGTCCCCGGCCACTCCCAGGCGGCCATCGCGGCCTATCCGGAACTCGGCAACACGGACGTCGTCGACACCGCCTCCCTCACCGTCTGGGACAACTGGGGAGTAACCCCGAACGTACTCGCGCCGACCGACCACACGCTGCGCTTCTACGAGGGCGTATTCGAGGAACTCCTCGGCCTCTTCCCCGCCGACGTCTCGCCGTTCATTCACATCGGCGGCGACGAGTGCCCCAAGGACCAGTGGAAGCAGTCGCCCACCGCGCAGGCCCGGATCGCCGAACTCGGCCTGAAGGACGAGGACGAGCTCCAGTCCTGGTTCATCCGGCACTTCGACACCTGGCTCACCGAACGCGGCCGCCGCCTCATCGGCTGGGACGAGATCCTGGAGGGCGGCCTCGCCCCCGGCGCCGCCGTGTCGTCCTGGCGCGGCTACCAGGGCGGCATCACCGCAGCCCGAGCCGGACACGACGTCGTCATGTGCCCCGAGCAGCAGGTGTACCTGGACCACCGTCAGGCGCCGGGCGACGACGAGCCGATGCCCATCGGATACGTGCGCACGCTGGAGGACGTCTACCGTTTCGAGCCCGTCCCCCCGCAGCTCACCGAGGAGGAGGCGCGGCACGTCCTGGGCACCCAGGCCAACGTGTGGACCGAGGTGATGGAGAGCCAGGCCCGCGTCGACTACCAGGTGTTCCCGCGCCTGGCCGCCTTCGCCGAGGTCGCCTGGAGCGCCCTGCCCGCACCCGCCGAGCGCGACTACGCGGACTTCCGGCGCCGAATGACCGCCCACTACGGCCGCCTCGACGCCCTCGGCGTCGGCTACCGCCCGCCCACGGGACCCCTTCCGTGGCAGCAGCGACCGGGTGTGCTCGGACGCCCGATCGAGGGGGCGCCCCCGAACGTGTGA
- a CDS encoding FAD binding domain-containing protein translates to MTTHATQAVTLPGSLDEAVAALAAMPAAVPVAGGTDLMASVNAGLLRPAALVGLGRISEIRGWQYQDGHALLGAGLTHARIGRPDFAALIPALAAAARAAGPPQIRNAGTLGGNIASAAATGDTLPVLAALEATLIIAGPGGARREVPVSHLLAGMEMLSPGELVGFVRVPLLHAPQTFLKATGRTGPGRALASVALVLDPARRGVRCAVGAVAPMPLRPLEAEQWVASLIDWDGERMLVPEALTAFGEYVAAACIPDAAPAPDGTQEQLPPAVLHLRRTVAALARRALGRALS, encoded by the coding sequence TTGACCACGCACGCAACGCAGGCCGTGACGCTCCCGGGCTCGCTCGACGAGGCCGTGGCAGCACTCGCCGCCATGCCCGCCGCGGTCCCGGTCGCGGGCGGCACCGATCTGATGGCCTCGGTCAACGCCGGACTGCTGCGCCCCGCCGCCCTGGTCGGCCTCGGCCGCATCAGCGAGATCCGCGGCTGGCAGTACCAGGACGGTCACGCTCTGCTCGGAGCCGGCCTCACCCACGCCCGCATCGGACGCCCCGACTTCGCCGCCCTGATCCCCGCGCTCGCGGCCGCGGCCCGCGCCGCCGGACCGCCCCAGATCCGTAACGCGGGCACCCTCGGCGGCAACATCGCGTCCGCCGCCGCGACCGGCGACACGCTGCCCGTCCTGGCCGCCCTCGAAGCCACGCTCATCATCGCGGGCCCCGGCGGCGCGCGGCGTGAGGTCCCCGTCTCCCACCTGCTCGCGGGCATGGAGATGCTCAGCCCCGGCGAACTCGTCGGCTTCGTGCGCGTGCCGCTCCTGCACGCCCCGCAGACCTTCCTCAAGGCCACCGGCCGTACCGGCCCCGGACGCGCACTCGCGTCCGTCGCGCTCGTCCTCGACCCCGCGAGGCGCGGCGTGCGGTGTGCGGTCGGCGCTGTCGCGCCCATGCCGCTGCGGCCCCTGGAGGCCGAGCAGTGGGTGGCCTCGCTCATCGACTGGGACGGCGAGCGGATGCTCGTGCCCGAGGCGCTGACCGCGTTCGGCGAGTACGTCGCCGCGGCCTGCATCCCCGACGCCGCCCCGGCCCCGGACGGCACCCAGGAACAGCTGCCGCCCGCCGTACTGCACCTGCGGCGCACGGTCGCCGCGCTGGCCCGACGTGCACTTGGGAGGGCGCTGTCGTGA
- a CDS encoding 2Fe-2S iron-sulfur cluster-binding protein — translation MTDEHNHGGHGGHQGGGWEPLPQGDYDADATAFVQLPEGGLPDVPLAAPGHGYVPPQITIAPGGPAATDPAATGVWVLPPDVTGAQAATGAATGEVHWPEPAEHAERAEPAAPEAMPAYGHGAGATGQWNFSDVEHQASPAHDHAVAEPAGQPGQTGQWSIPVIAEGDLPDESGEFTTSSIAAQWGRTPPATLPGGAVAPWAAEEWAREPSRGVQEGEFEPDPEFEPEVAPEQAQGNVSGIHAVHGEHGEHGEHGEPELVGTADGEAHAFADVAAESAEEPVRMPAAEASEFAEIPEGPETSEAPEATEAPDVTEAPAPEDAASEDAAPEEPAPDAVVVPLHDDHPLASYVLRVNGTDRPVTGAWIGESLLYVLRERLGLAGAKDGCSQGECGACNVQVDGRLVASCLVPGATAAGSEVRTVEGLAADGQPSDVQRALAGRCAVQCGFCVPGMAMTVHDLLEGNPAPTELETRQALCGNLCRCSGYRGILDAVQQVVTEREATATGATTATDPTGPTASAGDAGGEARIPHQAGPSATEGIQDGGLA, via the coding sequence GTGACTGACGAGCACAACCACGGTGGCCACGGCGGCCACCAGGGCGGCGGCTGGGAGCCGCTGCCCCAGGGGGACTACGACGCGGACGCCACCGCCTTCGTGCAGCTCCCCGAGGGTGGCCTGCCCGACGTGCCGCTGGCCGCGCCGGGACACGGTTACGTACCGCCGCAGATCACCATCGCGCCCGGCGGCCCCGCGGCCACGGACCCGGCGGCGACGGGCGTGTGGGTGCTGCCGCCCGACGTGACGGGCGCGCAGGCGGCCACGGGCGCGGCGACCGGCGAGGTGCACTGGCCCGAACCTGCCGAACACGCCGAACGCGCCGAACCGGCCGCTCCGGAGGCGATGCCTGCGTACGGCCACGGGGCCGGAGCGACCGGGCAGTGGAACTTCTCGGACGTCGAGCACCAGGCGTCGCCCGCCCACGACCATGCCGTGGCCGAGCCGGCGGGGCAGCCGGGACAGACCGGGCAGTGGTCGATTCCGGTCATCGCCGAAGGGGATCTTCCGGACGAGTCGGGCGAGTTCACCACATCGTCCATCGCCGCGCAGTGGGGCCGGACGCCTCCGGCGACGCTGCCGGGGGGCGCGGTGGCGCCCTGGGCGGCGGAGGAGTGGGCGCGGGAGCCTTCACGCGGAGTTCAGGAGGGCGAGTTCGAGCCCGATCCCGAGTTCGAGCCCGAAGTCGCGCCGGAGCAGGCGCAGGGGAACGTAAGCGGCATACACGCCGTACATGGTGAACACGGCGAACACGGCGAACACGGCGAACCCGAGCTGGTCGGGACGGCGGACGGCGAGGCGCACGCCTTCGCGGACGTGGCCGCCGAGTCGGCGGAGGAGCCGGTGCGTATGCCGGCGGCCGAGGCTTCGGAGTTCGCGGAGATCCCCGAGGGCCCGGAGACCTCTGAGGCTCCTGAGGCCACCGAGGCCCCCGACGTCACCGAAGCCCCCGCTCCTGAGGACGCCGCCTCCGAGGACGCCGCCCCCGAGGAGCCCGCCCCCGACGCCGTGGTCGTGCCCCTCCACGACGATCACCCCCTCGCCTCCTACGTCCTGCGGGTCAACGGCACCGACCGTCCCGTCACCGGCGCCTGGATCGGCGAGTCCCTGCTCTACGTCCTGCGCGAGCGCCTCGGCCTCGCCGGGGCCAAGGACGGCTGCTCGCAGGGCGAGTGCGGTGCCTGCAACGTGCAGGTCGACGGCCGCCTCGTGGCCTCCTGCCTCGTGCCCGGCGCCACCGCCGCCGGCAGCGAAGTACGCACCGTGGAGGGCCTGGCCGCCGACGGGCAGCCCTCCGACGTGCAGCGCGCCCTCGCCGGCCGCTGCGCCGTTCAGTGCGGATTCTGCGTGCCCGGCATGGCGATGACCGTGCACGACCTCCTCGAGGGCAACCCGGCCCCCACCGAACTGGAGACCCGGCAGGCGCTGTGCGGCAACCTGTGCCGCTGCTCCGGCTACCGCGGGATCCTGGACGCCGTGCAGCAGGTCGTCACCGAACGCGAGGCGACGGCGACGGGCGCGACCACCGCGACGGACCCGACGGGCCCCACCGCCTCCGCGGGTGACGCCGGGGGCGAGGCCCGCATCCCGCACCAGGCGGGACCCAGCGCGACCGAAGGTATTCAGGACGGAGGCCTGGCGTGA